From Acinonyx jubatus isolate Ajub_Pintada_27869175 chromosome B2, VMU_Ajub_asm_v1.0, whole genome shotgun sequence, a single genomic window includes:
- the NRM gene encoding nurim isoform X1, with protein sequence MAPTLLLVPAALASFILAFGTGVEFVRFTSLRPLLGGLPEPGGPDARQGWLAALQDCSILAPLAWDLGLLILFVGQHSLMATETVKAWMSRYFGVLQRSLYVACTALALQLVMRYWEPVPRGPVLWEARAEPWATWVPLLCFVLHVIAWLLIFSILLVFDYAELMGLKQVYYHVLGLGEPLALKSPRALRLFSHLRHPVCVELLTVLWVVPTLGTDRLLLALLLTLYLGLAHGLDQQDLRYLRAQLQRKLNLLSRPQEGEAE encoded by the exons ATGGCCCCAACTCTGCTCCTCGTCCCTGCTGCCCTCGCCTCTTTCATCCTGGCTTTTGGCACCGGAGTGGAGTTCGTGCGCTTTACCTCTCTTCGGCCACTTCTTGGAGGGCTCCCGGAGCCTGGGGGTCCGG ATGCCCGCCAAGGATGGCTGGCTGCTCTGCAGGACTGCAGCATCCTTGCCCCCCTGGCTTGGGATCTGGGTCTCCTGATACTATTTGTGGGGCAGCACAGCCTCATGGCAACTGAGACAGTGAAGGCGTGGATGTCTCGATATTTTGGGGTTCTTCAGAGGTCACTGTACGTGGCATGCACTGCCCTGGCATTGCAG TTGGTGATGCGGTACTGGGAACCTGTACCCAGAGGCCCTGTGTTGTGGGAGGCTCGAGCTGAGccatgggccacctgggtgcccctcctctgctttgtgCTCCACGTCATAGCCTGGCTCCTCATCTTCAGCATCCTTCTCGTCTTTGACTACGCCGAGCTCATGGGCCTCAAACAG GTATACTACCATGTGCTGGGGCTGGGTGAGCCTCTGGCCCTGAAGTCTCCCCGGGCTCTGAGACTCTTCTCCCACTTGCGCCACCCAGTCTGTGTGGAGTTGCTGACAGTGCTGTGGGTGGTGCCCACCCTGGGCACTGACCGCCTCCTCCTTGCTCTCCTCCTTACACTCTACCTGGGCCTGGCTCACGGACTTGACCAGCAAGACCTCCGCTACCTCCGGGCCCAGTTACAAAGAAAACTCAACCTGCTCTCCCGGCCCCAGGAAGGTGAGGCTGAGTGA
- the NRM gene encoding nurim isoform X2: MAPTLLLVPAALASFILAFGTGVEFVRFTSLRPLLGGLPEPGGPDARQGWLAALQDCSILAPLAWDLGLLILFVGQHSLMATETVKAWMSRYFGVLQRSLYVACTALALQVYYHVLGLGEPLALKSPRALRLFSHLRHPVCVELLTVLWVVPTLGTDRLLLALLLTLYLGLAHGLDQQDLRYLRAQLQRKLNLLSRPQEGEAE; this comes from the exons ATGGCCCCAACTCTGCTCCTCGTCCCTGCTGCCCTCGCCTCTTTCATCCTGGCTTTTGGCACCGGAGTGGAGTTCGTGCGCTTTACCTCTCTTCGGCCACTTCTTGGAGGGCTCCCGGAGCCTGGGGGTCCGG ATGCCCGCCAAGGATGGCTGGCTGCTCTGCAGGACTGCAGCATCCTTGCCCCCCTGGCTTGGGATCTGGGTCTCCTGATACTATTTGTGGGGCAGCACAGCCTCATGGCAACTGAGACAGTGAAGGCGTGGATGTCTCGATATTTTGGGGTTCTTCAGAGGTCACTGTACGTGGCATGCACTGCCCTGGCATTGCAG GTATACTACCATGTGCTGGGGCTGGGTGAGCCTCTGGCCCTGAAGTCTCCCCGGGCTCTGAGACTCTTCTCCCACTTGCGCCACCCAGTCTGTGTGGAGTTGCTGACAGTGCTGTGGGTGGTGCCCACCCTGGGCACTGACCGCCTCCTCCTTGCTCTCCTCCTTACACTCTACCTGGGCCTGGCTCACGGACTTGACCAGCAAGACCTCCGCTACCTCCGGGCCCAGTTACAAAGAAAACTCAACCTGCTCTCCCGGCCCCAGGAAGGTGAGGCTGAGTGA
- the PPP1R18 gene encoding phostensin: MATIPDWKLQLLARRRQEEAALRGREKAERERLSQMPAWKRGLLERRRAKLGLSPGEPSPTPGTTEAGPPDPDESAVLLEAIGPVHQNRFIRQERQQQQQQQQQQQQRNEELLAERRPGTLEAREQRPSPGEMRDQSPKGRESREDRLSPREAREKRIGGARESSPRPSEAWDWRQSPGEAGDKSSRLSEARKWRLSPGETPEWSLRLAEPGEQSPRRKEVVESRLSPAESDNQKMGLTEAHKWRPDSGESQEQSLVQLEISEWRLSLEKRKDCSEECGRKEERPIPTLASEEITELSETLSREAPDSSSGEVEAAEQRRSPVQDGERGLRLTEGWKWTLNSGKVREWTPRDTETQIQKPVPPESAEKYLGPFGTEAGEGEAEKEKAGALGRPLRTLQNCSSVPSPFPPEDAGTGGSRGQEEEAVQPRPPPAAPLSPPPPAPPAPQSPGDPLMNRLFYGVKAGPGVGAPRRSGHTFTVNPRRSLPPAAPTTPPATPATADVAVPGAGKKRYPTAEEILVLGGYLRLSRSCLVKGSPERHHKQLKISFSETALETTYQYPSESSVLEELGPEPEAPSTPSPPAAQPDDEEDEEELLLLQRELQGGLRTKALIVDESCRR; encoded by the exons ATGGCCACCATCCCAGACTGGAAGCTACAGCTGCTAGCCCGGCGACGGCAGGAGGAGGCAGCCCTTCGTGGCCGGGAGAAGGCAGAGCGGGAGCGTCTGTCCCAGATGCCAGCCTGGAAGCGGGGGCTCCTGGAGCGCCGCCGGGCCAAGCTTGGTCTGTCTCCTGGGGAGCCTAGCCCTACACCTGGGACTACAGAGGCTGGACCTCCAGACCCAGACGAGTCGGCTGTCCTCCTAGAGGCCATTGGGCCAGTGCACCAGAACCGATTCATTCGGCAGGagcgccagcagcagcagcagcagcagcagcagcagcagcagcgtaATGAAGAACTACTTGCAGAAAGAAGGCCCGGGACTTTGGAGGCCAGGGAGCAGAGACCCAGCCCTGGGGAGATGCGGGATCAGAGCCCCAAGGGAAGAGAGTCGAGAGAAGATCGGCTCAGTCCCAGAGAGGCCAGAGAGAAGAGGATAGGGGGAGCCCGAGAGTCGAGCCCCAGGCCTTCAGAGGCTTGGGACTGGAGGCAGAGCCCAGGAGAGGCTGGAGACAAGAGCTCCAGACTGTCGGAAGCGCGGAAATGGAGGCTGAGCCCGGGAGAAACTCCAGAGTGGAGTCTGAGACTGGCAGAGCCTGGAGAACAAAGCCCGAGGAGAAAAGAGGTGGTGGAAAGTAGACTGAGCCCAGCGGAGTCTGACAACCAGAAGATGGGCCTGACAGAGGCCCATAAATGGAGGCCCGACTCTGGAGAGTCTCAGGAACAGAGTTTGGTACAACTGGAGATATCAGAGTGGAGGCTGagcttagaaaaaagaaaagactgctCAGAGGAAtgtgggagaaaagaagagaggccAATTCCAACGCTGGCCTCAGAAGAGATTACAGAGCTGTCAGAGACCCTGAGTAGGGAGGCTCCAGACAGCAGCTCTGGAGAAGTGGAGGCAGCAGAACAAAGGCGTAGCCCTGTGCAGGATGGTGAGAGGGGACTGAGGCTGACAGAAGGATGGAAATGGACCCTGAATTCTGGGAAGGTTCGAGAATGGACACCCAGGGACACAGAGACTCAAATTCAGAAACCAGTCCCCCCAGAGTCTGCTGAGAAGTATCTGGGGCCCTTTGGTACAGAGGCTGGAGAAGGCGAGGCTGAGAAGGAGAAGGCGGGGGCTCTGGGCAGGCCTTTGAGAACCCTGCAGAACTGcagctctgtgccctcccccttcccaccagagGACGCTGGGACTGGAGGCTCTAGAgggcaggaagaggaagcagtGCAACCCCGGCCCCCACCAGCagcccctctgtctcccccacccccagccccacctgccccccagtCCCCTGGGGATCCCCTCATGAACCGACTGTTCTATGGGGTGAAGgcagggccaggggtgggggcccCTCGCCGCAGTGGACACACCTTCACAGTCAACCCCCGGCGGTccctgccccctgcagcccccaccACTCCTCCCGCCACCCCAGCCACAGCTGATGTTGCAGTCCCCGGAGCTGGGAAGAAGCGGTACCCAACTGCTGAGGAGATCTTGGTTCTGGGGGGCTACCTCCGTCTCAGCCGCAGCTGCCTTGTCAAGGGGTCCCCTGAAAGGCATCACAAACAG CTCAAGATCTCCTTCAGCGAGACAGCACTGGAGACCACGTATCAATACCCCTCTGAAAGTTCAGTGCTGGAGGAGCtgggcccagagcctgaggcTCCCAGtacccccagccccccagcggCCCAACCCGATGACGAAGAGGATGAGGAAGAGTTGTTGCTGCTACAACGGGAGCTCCAGGGCGGCCTGCGCACCAAGGCCCTGATCGTGG ATGAGTCCTGCCGGAGGTGA